A segment of the Romboutsia sp. 13368 genome:
CTTCATTTACAATTTGAATTTTTATATTTTCTATTAATTCAGATAATATATCTTCAGGTTCCCCTATTTCTAGATTATTTAAATTAGCTATAAGTTTTTTAATTTCACTTCTATTTAACATTTGACTACTCATTTTTTGTATAGAGTTTAATGCTTTTCTAAATTCAAAGTTTACAGAATACTGACAAGACTCTATTAGAAAATATAAATCTCCTTTTATTATTCCTGCTTCTTCTAATATATCTAATATAGCATCATAATCATATCTTTCTAGAAATTTAGATATTGCATATTCTTGATTTTCATTTAAATTTGCCATAGACTAACCTCCCTAATATAAACTTATATTTTATTATTGAACTATATTAGGGATTTTATTAACTTTTTAATAATTTATTCTTAATCCTTTAGGATAGTGGTTTTTTAGTACACCATTAGACTCTTTTCCCCATCCAAGTCCTATGCCTTCTACACATACTAAAACCCAACCTCTACTTTTTCCAGTTTCTATAGTATTTCCTCTTAAGTAGTCTAAAACTTTACTATCTTCTATACTAAAGTCTTCTACATTCTTTACATCTTCCATCTTTAAATAATGAGATAATGCATGAGATGGTTCAAATCTATTTTTCTTTAACATTCCTAAGTGAAGACCATATCTTAATACCTTTAATTTTTTTGTATCCGGATGCTCTTCAGGTAATAAGTATAAATTTTCACCTCTTATATCAAATCTATTTCCCATAGATATATTTAAGAATTTCTTTTCAAATTCTCTATAATCTTTAACTTCTTTATCATTATTTTTTATTTTTATATATTTTATATTACAATCTTCATCTTCTAGTTTTTGAATTTTAGCTACGAAGTGACCTTCCCCTTTAACCTTATGAGGCCATATTCTTTGCATTTCAATTAACTTAGCACCTTCATATTCAGATATAAATTCATTTATTACATCTTCATTTTCTTCTTTTGCAAATGTACAAGTAGAATACACTAATATTCCACCATTACTTAACATATCATATCCATCTCTTATTATATCTTTTTGGATACTTTGACATTCTAGTACCTTAGCATAACTCCAATCTGTTATTGCAACTTCATCTTTTCTAAACATACCTTGTCCAGAACAAGGTGCATCAATTACTATCTTATCGAAATATCCTGTGAATACTTTTCTTAAATTGTTAGAATCAGTATTTGTTATTATACAGTTTCTAGCTCCAAACCTTTCTAGATTTTCTCCTAATGCCCTTATTCTAGTTGGATTTATTTCATTTGATACTAATAATCCTGTATCATTTAATTCTGATAGTATATATGTAGATTTACCTCCTGGTGCTGCACACATATCAAGTACTTTATCACCTTCTTTTATATCTAGATGTGGAACTACACTCATTGCAGATGGTTCTTGTAAATAATAGGCTCCACTTTCATGTAATGGACTTTTACCTGGTCTATCAATCTGTTCATCATAATAGAAACCTTCATTAGCCCAAGGTATAGGACTTAATTTATATAAATTTAAGTTTAATAATTTTTCTTTATCTATTTTTAAGGTATTAATTCTTAGTCCTGTAGTTTTTGCTTCATCGTAGCTTTTTATAAAACTTTCATATTCATCATTAAGAAGACCTTGCATATCTTCTAAAAACTTTTTTGGTAATTCAATCAATTTTATCGTCCTTTCTCTTTTTATATCTAAATTCTCTGTATCGTCTTAAAAACTTTTTTCTAGAGTTATTTGTATATTCATCTAACTTATCCAAACTAATTTTCCATAAAAATGCTATATAAGCTATAAACACTATAATAGACCATCTATATTGTATCATCAATATAAAATCAAAAATTCCATGTAATAAAATAGGAACTATTATAGATATTATTAAGTATATCTTCTTTTTATATTTAGAACTATTAAATTTATACTTAGATATAT
Coding sequences within it:
- a CDS encoding RsmF rRNA methyltransferase first C-terminal domain-containing protein; amino-acid sequence: MIELPKKFLEDMQGLLNDEYESFIKSYDEAKTTGLRINTLKIDKEKLLNLNLYKLSPIPWANEGFYYDEQIDRPGKSPLHESGAYYLQEPSAMSVVPHLDIKEGDKVLDMCAAPGGKSTYILSELNDTGLLVSNEINPTRIRALGENLERFGARNCIITNTDSNNLRKVFTGYFDKIVIDAPCSGQGMFRKDEVAITDWSYAKVLECQSIQKDIIRDGYDMLSNGGILVYSTCTFAKEENEDVINEFISEYEGAKLIEMQRIWPHKVKGEGHFVAKIQKLEDEDCNIKYIKIKNNDKEVKDYREFEKKFLNISMGNRFDIRGENLYLLPEEHPDTKKLKVLRYGLHLGMLKKNRFEPSHALSHYLKMEDVKNVEDFSIEDSKVLDYLRGNTIETGKSRGWVLVCVEGIGLGWGKESNGVLKNHYPKGLRINY
- a CDS encoding PrsW family intramembrane metalloprotease yields the protein MLYTSFIVAGLAEELIKAIILIPNLIREKYFNEKLDGIIYSVFLSLGFATVENIIYILFEDPTSVFEVSIIRAIISVPAHMMFAIVMGYYISKYKFNSSKYKKKIYLIISIIVPILLHGIFDFILMIQYRWSIIVFIAYIAFLWKISLDKLDEYTNNSRKKFLRRYREFRYKKRKDDKID